In Jaculus jaculus isolate mJacJac1 unplaced genomic scaffold, mJacJac1.mat.Y.cur u25, whole genome shotgun sequence, the genomic window CACAAACATTTCAGACATTCTCAAAGACATTTGCTTATCCAGCATACTGTAGCAGCATTCTATGAAGCAATCTGAAGAAGGAGTCAGaaacatttcaaatttttaaGACTAATAGAAACAAAATGCATAGCACATTAGCAGTGTTTAGTTCTACGTGTCTTTATGAATTTGAGAGACATGTGAGAAAATGATTTTTCTTGCTACTACAATCTCCACAGGCATATGCCATTTTGGGAAATCAGCTCTCAGTAGGTGTGGGAAAATGGAAACTGGCCTGAAATCTGTGCATGAAAGCTGATGAACAATGTTAGGGAACAAATACGACTTGTACACATGAACAAATAGcttgccatttttaaaatatgtagtgTTTACAATAACACAAGGTTTTCTACAGGTTATACTTTAAATTAATACatatgaattaaaatttaaaaaacaattggttggaaaatatgttttttctttgttgtctttAGAGAATTTTTACTGGGTCTTATCAAAATGATGTAACACTTTGGGAAAAAGATGCAACCTAGCAACCCTGCAGAGGAGGCCAAGATAGCAAAGACCTCTACCATCACTATAGCCTTCCCTTTGCTGCTATGGTAGACAGGGAGGAATgtgacccacacactgcagaacaccagcatgctgaaggtcaAGAATTTGGCTTCATTGAATGTATCAGGAAGGTTTCTGGCCATGAAAGCCACAATGAAGCTCCCTatagccaaggaacccaggtatCCCAGGACACAGTAGAAAGCAGTGTCTGAGCCTTTGTTGCACACAATGATGATATTGCTATCTTCCGAATGTGGATCAGTGTCAACAAAAGGAGGGTATGTTCCCAGCCAGAATCCACTGAGAACAAGTTGGATCAAGGTACATATGGGAATGATGAAGTTAGGTGCTCCTGATACCAGCAACACCCTCATCTTTTTTCCTGGAGCAATGACTctgaaggccagaaccacagtaATTCTTTTGGTCAAGACAGTAGACACAGCCACAGTGAAAAGAACTGCAAATGTGATCTCCTGCAGAATGCAATTGGTGTTGTTGGGATGTCCAATGAAAAGTAATGGACAGAGAAAACAGAACTTGAGTGCGATAAGCAGGATGTAGCTGTTTGTGCgattattggccttcacaatTGGTGTGTCCTGGTGCTTCACAAAAACCCCAAGAATAAGAGCAGTGAGTGCAGAGAAGCACAGGCCCAAGCAAGCCAGAGCCATCCCCAGGGGGTCTTCATAAGATAAAAATGTCACAGATTTTTGGAGACAGTGAGTTTTCTGTATGCTGGCATACTGAGTGATTGGGCACTTCACACACTGATCCATATCTGCcaggcaaaacaagaaaaagtatcATCAGATTATTGGCAGTAATTTCCTTCTTAGTCACATCATGctgcaataaataaatgtccTACAGGTGAATGATACATGTACTTGTTCTTACTGATAATTAAGGTAGTTCTTTCTATAGCTATGATGCCAATTAATAAAGAGCAGCAAATTATGAatcaaagctttttaaaaaaatatttttatttatttgttcataatcagaaggagacagagagaatgggtgcccctgACTCACTAGCCAGTGtaataaacaccagatgcatgtactactttgtcaATCAGGCTTTCTCTGAATAATTAGGAATTGAAAtgaggttgttaggttttgcacacctgtgccttaactgctgagccatttcctcaccctaacaaagctgtattttattcacttaacTGACCTTATATAGTCTCCTCTGtttctcttaaaataataaaataattttgatgcATTGTCCTACAATTATAAAATAACATTCCTCGTATGATGTATTTATTATGATTTCTACTTCAGCAAAagtggcttatcaattaagatgcttgtttgcaaagcctaatgacccatgctTGATTCAACATGTCCCTCAcacgtcagatgcacaaagtgattcatgagtaagtcacgcatgtgcacaaggtggcacctgtgtctgggatctgactgcagtggccagagacctttGCAACCCAATTGAAGTCTCAATATTTATAAAtccctttgatcatatttattgcAGCCTTTAGGTTCTACTCTAACTTTCCACCCCCATTGTGTGACCTTCTTTCCTGTAAAATAGAAGGCAATATAAAATACCATGTATTCTGTCATTGTGTGCTCATCCTAGTAGGCTGGACATCTCAGAgatacatatttctttttattcttctttttaatcTCTGAACATTTCCATTATCTCTTTAAATGATTCAATATACATCTGAAGCAATACTCATGGCATTTTAatcataatatttttgtttcttgataAACGATTTAAATGTCTGTGACATGCTGTTGTCTAAAGTCCTAAAATTAACTTTCTTCTGAATTATTTCATTGAAACTCAGGAGATATTATGTTTACATTGAAGGTATTTGCAAAATTTCATATCTCTCAAGCTGAAAAGGGTGAAGATATGACTCCCTatttaagtacttgcctgcaaagactaaggacccaggttcaaatcctcaggtcccaggtaaaccagattcacatggtgagcacatgaatctggagtatatttgtagtgggtagaggctctggcactctcattttcactttctgcctccctccttctctagtctatcaataaattaaattaatctttAAAGCCAGAAAAATGACATCTCTGAGCATTTATGATCCATCAGCAACATCGTAGGTCCTGGGAAAATAAAGGTATGGAATATTCCTTCCTATTTACTTCATTTTGTGTAGATtcaaaaattatatgtatgtgtgatatTCCTTGATAACAGTAATATATTCATTAACTATTGGATCCCAAACattgtggttttttaaaaatatattttaggtattcatttgagagagagggagagagggaaagaaagaatgggtgttccagggcctccaaacactgcttatgaactccagatgtgtgctaccccttgtgcacctggctaatgatGGCTCCTGGAGAACtggaccaggatcctttggctttgaaggcaagtgccatatctgcagccctcaaacagtatgtgtgtgtgtgtgtgtgtgtgtgtgtgtgtgtgtgtgtgtatgtgtgtgtacaagtatGTACAATGGATCTACATACTAAAACATGTGGTTCATGGAGTAAAGTGAGTGTTAATTTTATAGTCATGAATATTTAACATTTCAACAAAATGATTACATTAAGCAAGGAAGAGATATTATCTGTTTCTTCAAGTTCCCTCGAGGCCCCTGGAATTTCCCACTATGAACAGAGAAAGTAGTCAAACTGGAGAAAGACACTAAACTATCAACATACCCGTTTTGTTAGAAATCTCATTTTCTGGGCAGGGGGAACAATCAAAACAGCAGGCTGCCTTTCCCTCTTCTCGGAACTTCCTGAAACCAGGCCTGCAAgtctcactgcacacagaggaggGAATCTGAGGAAAACCATAAGTATAGTTGTAAAAGTTAACAATGTTGTATACTCTATTCCTAAGTGTATGTTAAGACACTCAcaattattaaacattttatcCACACCTATAATAAAATTGAAGTGTCACACTCCATTCAGTACACTGTACGTTGTCATACCTGTGAACATGATGATCAAATAAATTGtaacttctaaatatttttcaaaagatagaaagaaaacctAGGACACTGGAAAGAGAACCCTGAACATGTTACACTTGACCAAATTGTGAGGAGCACACATGGCACCACAGCATTTTATCTACTTATGTCTAGAGTCAAGCATTACAATTAGGTAAACATACCTGCCTACCCCCGGTGGCCCACTCTATTGCCTCATCAGACAAATGCAATTGTTGACTGAGGGAACCATATGAAGAAAACTGTCCTAGTTTCAGCTTTATTCCAAGACCTTGTGGAAAATTTGAAATGTGGAAAATATCATAGTCtgcctcatattttattttatcattaataTTCACTAGGTCTCCAATGGGGTTAATAAATTGCACATTCTTCAGATTGTGGTAAAACTAGGAGAAATGTATCATTTTCCAATTAAGTACATACTCAAATGGATAAAATATGTGATATGGGTAATACTTTTGTTTTTACAACTCTTCCCTGAGAAAGAAACTTTATTGCATCTACCCAATCATGTGAAATAATGAATTTTCAGAGATAAATTAAATATTACTATATTGTTATAAGTTTCTTTTTGGAGAAACTGCTAAAATTTATCACAAAATATTAGGTAATACTTTTGAGATAAACATTAAAACACATTATATTTATAAACATCAAAACAATATTAACTAAAGCATTACGTTCTTCAATCATAACTGTGATACATAATTACATTAACAACTCATGTGACATCTAAAGCAATTGACCAGAATACTTTGGCATGGGAAAAACAAGCTCATATCTAGATTTCAAGCAGTTCATGCTTATAAAAAATACTGGGAATACATTTCAAATACTGaaaagagttgggcatggtatCATGGTGTCATAAAATAAGGATCACTCAAAACTGATGTCATTAATTTCAGTATCTTTTTCATGTGTATACACAGTGATTGTTTCTCATGGTTGTCTAGTTGACTGGAGTTAGAATTACCTTGGGAAAAATCTGTGGTTATGTCActaaagaattttttgtttggaAACTAAACACCTAATGCAGTTGGCACTATATCATGAGACAAGGGTTTATATTCGGGGAAAGCTCAATGACCATATATATCCAACACCCTTGATTACAGAGTGCAGATGCCATGGGCACAGTCTGTTTCATGCCCCTGCTTCTATGATGTCAGCATCATGATGGAATACAGTTTTGAACTGTGAAGTAGAATGAAACCACTCTCAGCTAAGTTGTTTTGGTCAAGTATTTTCCCTAAAAATCGTAACTAATAAATTCAGTCTATAGTTACTTTTTAGGGAATGAAACAACGTAGAAACATCGAAAATCGACAGTACTCCCAGCCACAGAGTTTAAACATGTATGGACCACCTTAGAGGGTAACACTGATGACACTACATACCTTCGAGCAGTCCAATCTGCATAGACTGATTATTGGGTGAAGATCTACCTGTTCATAATAAGTTTCATGGTAGGCATATGCCCAAGCATACACAGCATTATATAGATTGTAATTCTCATCATTCATAGCTATGTCAAATCCTTGACTTGCATACCATTCTAATGAGGTATTCAGTGAacactttctctgtcttctaCATTGAGATTCAATGTACGAACAATTAAAGTACATCCATTCTGATCTCAACACAGAAATGTCTATTGGATATTGGGAAGTGTTCATTGTCTGAATAAATTTTTGTAGATTGGGAATCTTGTGATGTTGATGAGAAAATGTGAAAGCTCCATAGAATGAGTGAAGAATGAAGTCTCTTCTTGTATTTGTGATGACATCCCACTGTGAGGTGGTGACCCAGATCCTATGGATGCCTAAATATGCCCATCTTTTAAAGCTTACTTCCAGTGTAGAATTCATTTCACCATAAATGATCACAACATTTGTCAATGATGTCACAATTTGTTCATAATATTTCTCAGCCCTTGTATTGTATAACTTCATGTTTATTGGGATCACATTCACAAAGTCTAAGCACAGTTCATTTCCTTGCATcttttctctgaagtctgagagAAATTGAATACCTTGGTCATCATCAGAGACTACCAGCCCCATCCAGGTCCAGTTGAAATGAAGCATTAATGAGATGATGGCAAAAGGCAGCCTTGTGTCCTTGGGGGCAATCTGATACAGATAAGGATACTGTATATGGTCACTCAGAAGAGGATGAAATGGGCCATAGTGAATCTAAAGACACACAACATAGAAATGAATCTGAGGAAGAGCACTGGATGAAAACTCAATTTAATGTCTGAATTGTGTTTATCACCACTTGGGAAGAATATTAAAGATGATTTCGGACACCATTATTAGTCATATTTCTCTACCCATAAGACTGTAAAAGTATTGAACAGTTTAAAGGTTGTTAGGAAATCCCTTTGTATATCTCCACAGTTCTTctgatcaattttttaaaaacaagtgctGATACCCACCAAATTACTGGTTATTTTTTCTATTATCTGTATTGGACAATACATGGATGAACCAAGTATCTGCTGGAAATATTGCTAAGCATGTAAGAATGGTAATAAAGGAGACAGGATTTCTACTCTGTATATGACAGAGTCTCACCTGTCCTATATTAAAGATTGACATCAATGTCCCAATTTTGCTACTTGTTGCCCATGATGGTCCTGAAAATAACACGACGCATTCAGTTATTTCACAGCTATAATTAGGAACagttctctttttaaattctGTGGAAGTTGCATAAGATATCATAGCCCGTGAATCATCACACATGGAAGGAGTGAAGTAAAAATTAATGGACTTGTTGGGTATAAGTTTGGGATTTCTGTTGATCTCCTCAGTAACAAAAATCATTGTCAGAATGTATTGATATTTTTTGACTGGCACACTGAAAAGAAACACAGTAATCATCATGGATAAGGCTTCAAGTGGGATAATCTTCAAAACAATTGGAGTGGACATATAATACACATACGTCATACTTTCTTTTGAAATACTCATGTAATCATTTACCTTTATGTGAGTATATGATCCTGCAGAACATACAGATAAACTaagtattttgaaattattaaatgAAAGGCAATTCATAAAGGTATgatgtaaatatttatgtaaagAGGTGAATTTGTCCATAGAAAATAATAATCTGGTGAAGAGTACATAGGTCATACCTGAACTTGAGAAAAGAGCTATATCAgacaaaaaaaatctgttcatatCCTGATACTAGAATTctcaattttaagaaatgaaaaataaatgcagtaGAGATATAGTTTATGGTgttttggtgtgtatatgttgGGAGTAGTCATCTTCATGTTTGTAGAAGACcacattgtgtgtgtgagtgtgtgtatgtgtgtgtaagagtgCACATGCTTTTTCCACTGTGTACACCATAAAACAGAGTCAGATGTATTAGTTtacatgtaattatttttttaatgtaatttgagGTAGGTTCTGACTCTTTCCCTATGCTACCTAGATTCACCATTTACTCTTAAGTtatcctcaaattcatagtgatactaatacctctccctcctccacacTGAGATTACTTGCATCCACTGTGATGCCTGGTGTATGTATAATTATTCTGATGACTTGGAGTtcatcaatttggctagacaaACAAGCAGTCACTAGGGATTCAGATTTTTCAAACTCATCAGGACATGGGATGACAGATGCACTTCACCATGTCAATATTTTATGTGAGGGCCATGGATTTGAACCAAGAACCACATGCTTATACAGGAATTCCTTTATAGATTCCTATCTTATGGTGCTTTGTTAAATACCATCCTGCACTGAGTAAGTCAATGCTCTAATGAATGCTGCATGTACAGTCAATACAATCTATAGCAAAACTCCTCTTACAATGCCTTTTGAAGGCATTGTGTCACTTCTAGTTGTAGTGTGAACTCTATTTCATCAAAAATTGGAAgagagacttccagccaagatggcaactgcctagctgccctgAAAATCCCAGGGAAgtaaaggcaagaaattaagggttttctgggtcttcttgtcagtgggggccggctcagaaggggagaaatcagggaatcGCGGATATCCTCATGGGCGGGTAGACCACCAATTTCACCAAATACCTGTTGTGCCCTCCCGCCATCCTGTGCCCTATCCCATGCCCCATCACTGTAACTGTCCTGCACACCATCACATGGTGCATGGCAGCCATCGAGCGCCCCGTCCCACACCCCACTGCCTTCTGTCCTGTCACCATCCTGCACACTGTCCTGCGCCCCACCACAGTCCCATGCTGTCCTGCACCCCACCGTGGTCCCACGCAAGGTCCTGCAACCGCTGAAGTCCCTCGCACCAATGCCGTGCCCTGTACTGCACCCCACTGCTGCTCCCCACTGCTGCGCCTGGCTGCAGGCCCGCCACCACTGCAGAaacttaaactgctctgcacatttgcccacattattgctcctgccactgcacattcagtgagtccagtcccaCATCAACTGACACACAAACCCACTGTGTCTTTGGCTTGCACGTGTTCAGGTGCCTTCCTGGTCAGCCCCCATTCTCCTGagatgggggagcacagactgtttccaggtcccagtgttcccaaccagaatttgggctgcttcaggccttggtacctcagtccccctccaagctcaaatgcaggcagctttggtgtattaccacttgagaattcaggcaacgttggcgcccctgtcaggcagtagataggcggctctggcaagtgggagccaaagctcaggctgctttgcaagtgtcccaggctgcctcagattcccgtCACACTAGAGCACacactgatccacccacctactgtcatgggaagaccacagcacaaaagaaataatatgaaaaatcaaatgcaagaaaatccagttagttcacctagtcctacaatgaataataaatacatctaaccaaaacataaaagaaacatCAGGATCagattgaagctatgagcaatgcaacgctaaccaacctactgatagaacttgcaggaaagcaacaaaggaccaaaaaTCATGTCGATGCTACCATCACgaagctagaacaaattgataagacattggaaggacttcaaagaaaattaaagggatgagagagagtgaaaaacaaaaaaaagaggaacttaaaTATCAGCTGTCCATACTAAAtgacaaataaagaaatgcaaagatgaattccaagaatcattgagaaattcagaaaatgatatgaaaagggagcttgacagagcaatggaaatgatacatagaaaaggagtagaaaatgcaaaggcatggagaacttacttaacaaaataattgaagaaaatttcaccagtctcttaaaagaaaggcccatcaagatacaagaagccaacagaactctgaacagactggaccaaaggagaaactttccaagacatattatcattaagactctaaacattgataacaaagagaaaatcctaaaaggagctagggaaaaacagtgcaccactttcaaaggtaacctcatcagaattacttcagacttctcaaaggaaatcctgaaagcaagaagggtctggagtgaaactctccaaagtcgaAGAACCTGTGgattccaatccaaactactctacccagcaaaagtttccctcttaatacatggtgaaagaaaagcctttcatgacaaaactcagctttccaattatatgaacacaaaaccaatcctacagagagtatgtcagtaaattcttcacacagaagaaacaaataaccaaactcaaatgcctaccaGAAGCAGATcccaacaaccaaacccagagtaggcacaaaaaatttcaaaacccatgaaaataccaaaacaCATCtatcaccacaatatggcagggatcaaatcgaccctcacagtcattaccctaaatattaatggccttaattcacccaagagacagaagctaacaggatggatcaaaaaattagacccctcaacctgttgccttcaggaaacccacctcaccactaaagacagacaccttctcagggtaaaggggtggaagacaatattccaagcaaataggaataagaaataagcatgtgtacctatattaatatcagataaaatagactacaaaccaaaaataatcaaaaaagacaaagaagggcacattctacttatcaagggaatgatccatcaagaggatatgacAATGATAAAtcagtatgcaccaaacacaggacaccacagttcataaaacaaaacctactggacAATAAAACTGAAACAACCCCCAAtgccatcatagctggggatttcaatacaccattatcagtaatggacagatcatccaaacagaaattcaacagggaagtaagagagctcaccaaaaccatagatcacttagacctaacagacatctacagaactttccaccccaaatccacagactacacgttcttctcagcagcctatgggacattctctaatatagaccatatactgggtcacaaacactgcctccacatatttaggaaaatttacataattccctgcatgatatcagatcacaaaaaaagacccaccaaaaatcccaacagcacctggaaaatgaacagcacactcttaaacaataactggatagtggatgaaataaaaatgaaattgcaaaagtcctggaattgaatgacaatgacaacaaaTCATACCAAAAataatgggacacaatgaaggcagtcttcaggggaaaattcatagcactcaatgccttcataaaaaagacagaaagatcccaaatcaataacctagccatccacctaaaggcactggaaaaacaagaaaaatccacaccaaagagctccaaaagaaaagaaataattaaaatctgagcagaaattaatgaattggaaaccaaggaaacaattaagacaattgacaaaacaaagagctggttctttgaaaaaataaacaagattgacaaacccctggtcaatttgatcaagcaaaaaaaggagaaccttcaaattaacaatattcaaaatgaaaaaggagagatcacaacagaaataagtgaaattaaGAGAAccaggatttatttcaaagacctctactccacaaaactggataatgtggaggagatggataaattcctggacacataccatctatcaaagctaaacacagagcagattaatcacctcaatgaacccatcacactcatggagattgaaaaagtaataaaaaacctccccgaaaagaagagtccagggccagatggattctcagctgaattctatcaaaccttcatgaaagaactcaaaccaatcttccaaaaactgtgtcacacaattgaagaacagggaaatctacccaactccttttatgaaggtagtatcaccctaattccaaaaccatgcagagatgcaacaagaaaaaaatactacCGGACTATTTCCCTAAAgaacttagatgaaaagatcctgaacaaaatccttgcaaaccgaatccaacaacacataaaaagcctcatccacctggaccaagtgggattcattccagaaacacaagagtggttcaacatatggaaatctgtcaatgtaatacaccacataaaaaaggttaaacataaaaaccacatgatcattttgatagatgcagaaaagtcctcggaaaagatacaacatcacttcacggtcaaaacattggagacaatTAAcatggttggtacatatcttaacataatcaaggcaatatacaaagctccaaaggcccaaataatacttaatggagagagactggaacaattcccattaagatcaataACAAGACATGATTGTCCTCTCTCatgtctgcttttcaatatagtaatggaagttctagctcaagcaatcagacaggagaaggaaataaaagtgatacaatttggaaaggaagaagttaagttagctctatttgctgatgacatgattgtatatgtaagagacccgagagacatTATCCCAAATGTCCTGAAGCTGAttgactcctatagcaaagtagcaggatacaaaatcaatgcacaaaaatcagtagcatttttatatgcaaatgacaaagatacagagaaagaaataagggatatagtcCCATTATCAATAGcagcaaaagtaaataaaataccttggaagaactttaaccaaggaagtgaaagatctatacaatgaaaacataaaaacactcagaaaagaaattgaggaggacttgagaaaatggaaagacctcccatattcttggataggtagaattaacctTGTGAAGATGActatcctaccaaaggcaatatagagacttaatgaaattccaattaaaatccctacagtgttcttcatagagatagaaaaaaatgatctcaaatttcatatggaaaggcataaggcattgcatatccaaacatatcctcagcaaaataaatacctatgctggcatcaccatacctgatctaaagctatattacaaagccacagtaataaaaacagcatggtactggcattaaaaacaggagtatagaccaatggaatagacttgagtatgcagactttgggtcaagcaactatagctacttgatattcgacaaaggccctaacaatatacactggaaataagaaagcatcttcaacattcattgtgctggacaaactggataaccacatgaaggaaactaaaacttgatccacacatttcaccatgtactacccTCAAatccaaatgcatcaaagacctcaataaaaaaaaaaaaagaccagaaatgtgaatactactagaagaaaatttagcaagtactttccatgatataggaatggaaaaagacttcctaaacaaaaccccagtagctcacgatcttaaacagtcactcaaccaatgggatcatatgaaactgaagagtttcttttagACAAGCATAAgacaagcaaagccaatagattacccacagaatgggagaaaatatttgtggggtatacaactgatagaagcctaatctctagattctacatagaactcaaaaatctaaacagtaagaagtcaaacaccccactcacaaaatggggcaaagagatgaacaggcagttcatagaggaagaaatacaaatggcaaacacacacttaagaaaatgtttatcatccctgatcatcagagaaatgcaaattaaaacaactatgagattcaccttgtcccaataagaatagcaaacaaggggctggagagatggcttagcggttaagcacctgcctgtgaagcctaaggaccccggttcgaggctcggttccccaggtcccatgttagccagatgcacaagggggcgcacgagtctggagttcatttgcagaggctggaagccctggcgcgcccattctgtctccctctccctctatctgtctttctctctgtgtctgtcactcttaaataaataaataaataaataa contains:
- the LOC123457513 gene encoding vomeronasal type-2 receptor 116-like; this translates as MLMKVSLTETGCFWRIKQKTESDGNMWKDCMFAIDTSKEHRIDYNSVNQLYRVPVKKYQYILTMIFVTEEINRNPKLIPNKSINFYFTPSMCDDSRAMISYATSTEFKKRTVPNYSCEITECVVLFSGPSWATSSKIGTLMSIFNIGQIHYGPFHPLLSDHIQYPYLYQIAPKDTRLPFAIISLMLHFNWTWMGLVVSDDDQGIQFLSDFREKMQGNELCLDFVNVIPINMKLYNTRAEKYYEQIVTSLTNVVIIYGEMNSTLEVSFKRWAYLGIHRIWVTTSQWDVITNTRRDFILHSFYGAFTFSHQHHKIPNLQKFIQTMNTSQYPIDISVLRSEWMYFNCSYIESQCRRQRKCSLNTSLEWYASQGFDIAMNDENYNLYNAVYAWAYAYHETYYEQVDLHPIISLCRLDCSKVCSVISNVQFINPIGDLVNINDKIKYEADYDIFHISNFPQGLGIKLKLGQFSSYGSLSQQLHLSDEAIEWATGGRQIPSSVCSETCRPGFRKFREEGKAACCFDCSPCPENEISNKTDMDQCVKCPITQYASIQKTHCLQKSVTFLSYEDPLGMALACLGLCFSALTALILGVFVKHQDTPIVKANNRTNSYILLIALKFCFLCPLLFIGHPNNTNCILQEITFAVLFTVAVSTVLTKRITVVLAFRVIAPGKKMRVLLVSGAPNFIIPICTLIQLVLSGFWLGTYPPFVDTDPHSEDSNIIIVCNKGSDTAFYCVLGYLGSLAIGSFIVAFMARNLPDTFNEAKFLTFSMLVFCSVWVTFLPVYHSSKGKAIVMVEVFAILASSAGLLGCIFFPKCYIILIRPNCFIECCYSMLDKQMSLRMSEMFVFECSRMFRYTVRIDLCLADNAATTLAEPLVHGLVRLHSGTSVNESKFNMFRGSLVMRNMLKD